GGGCCTGTGCTCTTCCTCTTCTGCCTACCTGGACCACCCATGACCTTCCTCGACAACATCAAGATTGGCAAACGCCTGTTTATGGCTTTCGGCGGCGTCTGTACGCTGTTGGTCGGCATCGCACTCGTGGCTTACTTCGGCATCGTTCGCTTGGGCGATCAAGTGAACTTGATCACTGACGAAGACTATCCCCAGCTCAAGCTCACCGCCGTCATCACCAAGGCGGTGAATCAGCAAGCCCGCTCCGCCCGCAACCTGATCATCGTGAACGACCGTGCTCAGCGTGATGGTGAACGTCAGAAGATCGAGGCTCAACTGCCCGTGATCGGAGCGGCATTCGACAAGCTGGTACCGATGGTGAACCGGGAAGAGGGCAAGCAACTGCTCGCCGTGGCCATTGAAAAGCGGCAGGCCTACCTGGTGCAACTGAAAGCCTTCCTGGAGGCGTCGAAGTCCGATGACGTGGAAGCAGCGCGCACGCTGCTTCTGGGTGCGGTTCGCGTGCCTCAGCTCGAATACATGAAGCAGCTGGAAGCCTTCAGTGACTTTCAGGAGAAGCAGATGGATGAGGCCGCCATAGAGGCGGACGTGATCACCGAGCAAGCATTGCGCACGATCACCGTGGCTGGCATTGCGGCGGTGCTGTTCGCGGTGGCTGCCGGCGTGCTGCTCGGTCGGTCCATCACTCGGCCAGTGGCGGAGGCCGTGACGGTGCTCGACCGCGTGGCTCAGGGCGATCTGACCCACGATCTGGTGGTGACCCGCCGGGACGAGATGGGCGATCTGCTGCGTGCAGTGGACCAATCCACCCGCTCGCTTCGCACGGTGGTGGTGGGCGTGCGCCAGGGCGTGGATTCGGTGTCGACGGCGGCCGGCCAGATCGCTGCAGGCAACCTGGATCTGTCCAGCCGCACCGAGCAGCAGGCGGGCGCCCTGCAGCAGACCGCTTCCTCCATGGAGCAGATGACCAGCACGGTGGCCGAAAGCGCCAACGCGGCGCGTCAGGCCGCCGAACTGGCCCAGACCGCCAGCGACGCAGCCGGCAAGGGCGCGCAGGTGGTGTCCGACGTGGTCGGGACCATGAGCGAGATCTCCGACTCCAGCAAGCGCATCAGCGACATCACCGGGGTGATTGACGGCATCGCCTTCCAGACCAACATCCTGGCGCTGAATGCCGCGGTGGAGGCGGCACGCGCCGGTGAACACGGCCGTGGCTTCGCGGTGGTGGCCACGGAGGTGCGCGCCTTGGCGCAGCGCTCGGCCGCCGCAGCGAAGGAGATCAAGCAATTGATCGGCACCTCGGTCGAGAAGGTGGAGGCAGGCTCCGAACGGGTCGGTGCCGCCGGGACGACCATGCGCGACATCGTCAGCCAGGTCGCGCGGGTGACCCAGCTGATCAACGAGATCTCGTCCGCCGCCACCGAGCAGAGCGCCGGCATCGGCCAGATGAGCTCGGCGGTCTCCCACATGGACCAGGCCACGCAGCAGAACGCCGCGCTGGTGGAAGAGGGCGCAGCCGCCGCACAAAGCCTGAATGACCAGGCCCGTACGCTGCTGCAGACGGTGGAAGTGTTCCGGGTCTGATTTCAACGGCCTGCAATACTGGCGGCATGTCTTCGCCCGACCAAGCGCCGCTGTTCGATGATCTGCAAGTGCCCGCCGACGGCCTGCCCGCAGGCATGGTCTACGAGACCGGCTTCCTGTCGGCTGATGAGGAAGCCGCGCTCATCGCGGTGATTCGCGCGCTGCCGCTGGAGGCGGCGCAGTACAAGGGCTACACCGCGCGACGTCGCGTGGTGAGCTATGGCGGCAGCTTCGACTACGACACCAACCGGCTGCTGCCGTCGTCCGCGTTGATCGACGAGCTGCAGCCGCTGCGGCGCCGCATCGCCGACTGGGCTGGGCTGGCGCCGAGTGCGCTGGTGCATACGCTGGTGGCTGAATATGCCCCCGGCACGCCGCTGGGCTGGCACCGGGACGTGCCCGACTTCGAGGAGATCTTCGGCGTCTCCCTCGGCGCGACCGCGACGCTGCGCTTTCGATCCTATCCGCCCGACATGCCGCAGCGGGCGGATGTGCTGAAGCTGGCCGTGGCGCCACGGTCGATCTATCGGATCAAGGGGCCGTCCCGCTGGGCGTGGCAGCACAGCGTGGCGCCGGTGGAGCGGCTGCGGTGGTCGGTGACCTTCCGCACGCTCAGGGATGCGCGCGCCCGTTGATCAGGCCCCGCCCATGTTGACCTGACCGGTGCCCTCGCTGCGCAGCAGCAGCACCTTGCCGTTGCGGCGGACCAGCGTGTCCTGGGTGCGCGAACGCATGGACATGATCGATCCGCCGATGTCCAGCGAGCTCTGCACCTCGACCGTGGCCTGCTTGCGGTTCTTCGCAATCTGGATGTTGCGCAGCGTGTAGTTGGAATCCAGCTGCAGCATGCCGCCCATCTTCTGACCGATTTCTTCCCATGCCGCATAGGTGTGGCGCAGGGATTCGCAGGTCTCTTCCTTGTTCAGGATGTCCACGCGCGGGCGCGGCTGGCCGGCGACGCGCACCGCGGCTTCGGAGCTGAAGTCGTCCGCCAGCATGGCGCAGAGCTTGTCGGGCTCGCGGTTCAGGGTGGCGGCTTCGTAGTCACGGTAGAACGCGGTGACCTGTTCGGGTGTGAGGGTGCGCCCGCCGATGAAATACCACCAGCCGCCAATGGCCAGCAAGATGGCCAGAACAATCGCTTTCAAGAAGTCCTCCCCGGACGTGTTTAAGAAGTGGTGGTGTGCAGCAAGGCCTTCGCCGCCTCGATGCGCAGGGCCATCGGCACGCTGTCGTCATTCATCACGCGCAAGAGGAAGGCGCGGGGATCGTCGGTGTGCGCCCGCGAGACAGTGGGCGCGGCGGCGCCGAGGGCGGGCAACGCGTCGGTCGCCAGGTGCTCCGGCGCGGCTTCGGTAGCTCGCGCCGATGTCTTTGCTGACGCGCTGACGTTCAACTGCTTCATCGCTTCGTCCCATTCCGCCGGCTTGATGCTGCGAAGGGGCTGCAGCAGGTCGGCCTGACCCTCGGCGCCAGGCGGCACGTCCAGCCAGGGCGTGTCTGAAAAGATCGGAGCCAGGTCGGGGGCGATGAAGGCCGACCATTGATCAGACCGCACCTCGGCCACTGCAGGGCTGGCCTGCAGATAGGCGCCGCCAGGGGAAGTGTCCGGCCGCGGC
The Roseateles amylovorans genome window above contains:
- a CDS encoding methyl-accepting chemotaxis protein, which produces MQGFPSRVARVRHPSIGPVLFLFCLPGPPMTFLDNIKIGKRLFMAFGGVCTLLVGIALVAYFGIVRLGDQVNLITDEDYPQLKLTAVITKAVNQQARSARNLIIVNDRAQRDGERQKIEAQLPVIGAAFDKLVPMVNREEGKQLLAVAIEKRQAYLVQLKAFLEASKSDDVEAARTLLLGAVRVPQLEYMKQLEAFSDFQEKQMDEAAIEADVITEQALRTITVAGIAAVLFAVAAGVLLGRSITRPVAEAVTVLDRVAQGDLTHDLVVTRRDEMGDLLRAVDQSTRSLRTVVVGVRQGVDSVSTAAGQIAAGNLDLSSRTEQQAGALQQTASSMEQMTSTVAESANAARQAAELAQTASDAAGKGAQVVSDVVGTMSEISDSSKRISDITGVIDGIAFQTNILALNAAVEAARAGEHGRGFAVVATEVRALAQRSAAAAKEIKQLIGTSVEKVEAGSERVGAAGTTMRDIVSQVARVTQLINEISSAATEQSAGIGQMSSAVSHMDQATQQNAALVEEGAAAAQSLNDQARTLLQTVEVFRV
- a CDS encoding alpha-ketoglutarate-dependent dioxygenase AlkB; its protein translation is MSSPDQAPLFDDLQVPADGLPAGMVYETGFLSADEEAALIAVIRALPLEAAQYKGYTARRRVVSYGGSFDYDTNRLLPSSALIDELQPLRRRIADWAGLAPSALVHTLVAEYAPGTPLGWHRDVPDFEEIFGVSLGATATLRFRSYPPDMPQRADVLKLAVAPRSIYRIKGPSRWAWQHSVAPVERLRWSVTFRTLRDARAR
- a CDS encoding nuclear transport factor 2 family protein, coding for MKAIVLAILLAIGGWWYFIGGRTLTPEQVTAFYRDYEAATLNREPDKLCAMLADDFSSEAAVRVAGQPRPRVDILNKEETCESLRHTYAAWEEIGQKMGGMLQLDSNYTLRNIQIAKNRKQATVEVQSSLDIGGSIMSMRSRTQDTLVRRNGKVLLLRSEGTGQVNMGGA